The following coding sequences are from one Lysinibacillus sp. FSL W8-0992 window:
- a CDS encoding P27 family phage terminase small subunit: MEKGIKKIEKDLLARHADDPIKLAKVHRYIRFLRIDLKCDADIDNDGTTIRIENGSQNFLKQHPAIATKLSISKEIEKLEDALGIKVDTSAPSASSTVDDKGRKSLI, from the coding sequence ATGGAAAAAGGAATAAAAAAAATCGAAAAAGATTTATTAGCACGTCACGCCGACGATCCGATTAAGTTAGCTAAAGTACATCGCTATATACGGTTTTTAAGAATCGATTTAAAGTGCGATGCTGATATTGATAATGATGGAACAACAATTAGAATCGAAAATGGTTCACAAAACTTTTTGAAGCAGCATCCAGCCATCGCAACGAAATTATCTATATCGAAAGAAATTGAAAAACTCGAAGACGCTTTAGGAATAAAGGTTGATACGTCTGCTCCCTCTGCATCTTCAACTGTGGATGACAAAGGCAGGAAGAGCTTGATTTGA
- a CDS encoding terminase TerL endonuclease subunit: MISHKYIDEYIKLWRDSKIILNKRRIKLIELIERDILTADDMYFDEKQIENYITFTEKYYFPLTLTQKFKTCFIFLYYNDGSLVFDEHLDYEGRGGGKTGRISTLANYFISELHGIDNYNVSVVANSEKQAKMSFTEVYNTIDKDDTLKEHFDHKKALIESRSTKSLFQYHTSNAGTKDGLRDGCVIFEEVHRYEDSGVVNVFTSGLGKVSNPRVFYVGSDGFVREGFLDKLLERADNILEGHVSIRDDGLFAFMCNLDDEAEMHNPDMWQKANSQFHPPLSSYAKTLFKTVMKQYNKLEHDPDGYEEFITKRMNLPKVDLEKSVTSWEKIKATNQGYNLDELKRRECIGCLDYAAVRDFVSMGLLFLKNDNFFIPKELTHSYICKPFADKHYAYSKEKAENNNKKDHRKFAPIREWENDGLLSVLDIETMDPHLVVGWFVKMREEGWNIKKIIGDNFKMDILKPLFEAEGFEVEVIRNPDAASGLLAPRIEIAFENEQVIFGDNPLMRWYTNNVLVKRLPNGNKVYRKKEEVKRKTDGFMMFLYGVWGSRDLEDNDVDGVLDFLDSIAF; the protein is encoded by the coding sequence TTGATTAGCCATAAGTATATTGATGAATACATTAAGCTGTGGCGTGACAGCAAAATTATCTTAAATAAAAGGCGTATAAAATTAATCGAATTAATTGAGCGTGACATTCTTACTGCTGATGATATGTATTTCGATGAGAAACAAATCGAAAATTATATTACATTTACAGAAAAGTATTACTTCCCACTTACATTGACGCAGAAATTTAAAACTTGTTTTATTTTCTTGTATTACAACGACGGCTCCCTGGTGTTTGATGAACATTTGGACTATGAAGGTCGTGGCGGTGGTAAAACAGGGCGTATATCGACACTAGCGAATTATTTTATCAGCGAATTGCATGGCATCGATAATTACAATGTGTCAGTAGTTGCAAACAGTGAAAAGCAAGCGAAAATGTCATTTACTGAAGTGTATAACACCATCGATAAAGACGATACGTTAAAAGAACATTTTGACCACAAGAAAGCTTTAATTGAGTCTCGTAGTACAAAGTCATTATTTCAATACCATACTTCTAATGCAGGTACAAAAGACGGTTTACGAGATGGGTGTGTAATTTTTGAAGAGGTTCACAGGTATGAGGATTCTGGTGTTGTAAATGTATTTACTTCGGGACTTGGTAAAGTCTCAAATCCTCGAGTGTTCTATGTAGGTTCTGACGGATTCGTTCGAGAGGGCTTCTTAGATAAATTATTAGAACGAGCTGACAATATTTTAGAGGGCCACGTAAGCATTCGCGACGATGGTCTTTTTGCATTTATGTGTAACTTGGATGACGAAGCAGAAATGCACAATCCTGATATGTGGCAAAAGGCTAATTCACAATTCCATCCGCCGTTAAGTAGTTATGCGAAAACACTTTTTAAAACAGTGATGAAACAATACAACAAGCTAGAACATGATCCAGATGGATATGAGGAATTCATTACAAAACGTATGAATCTCCCGAAAGTGGACTTAGAAAAAAGCGTTACATCTTGGGAGAAAATAAAGGCGACTAATCAAGGATACAATTTAGATGAATTGAAAAGGCGTGAATGTATTGGGTGTTTAGACTATGCAGCAGTGCGCGATTTTGTTTCAATGGGATTGTTATTTTTAAAGAATGATAACTTTTTCATTCCTAAAGAATTGACGCACTCATACATTTGTAAACCATTTGCTGATAAGCATTACGCATACAGCAAAGAAAAAGCTGAAAACAACAATAAGAAAGACCATCGTAAATTCGCTCCAATTAGAGAGTGGGAAAACGATGGTCTTTTAAGTGTCCTGGACATTGAAACAATGGATCCACATTTAGTTGTTGGATGGTTTGTAAAAATGCGTGAAGAAGGTTGGAACATTAAAAAAATCATTGGTGATAACTTCAAGATGGATATATTAAAACCGTTATTTGAAGCGGAAGGATTCGAAGTTGAAGTTATACGGAATCCAGATGCTGCAAGTGGTTTATTAGCTCCACGAATTGAAATTGCTTTTGAAAATGAACAAGTTATTTTCGGTGATAATCCGCTCATGCGTTGGTATACAAATAATGTGCTCGTTAAGCGACTGCCGAACGGAAATAAAGTCTACCGAAAGAAAGAAGAAGTAAAGCGTAAGACTGACGGCTTCATGATGTTCTTGTATGGTGTATGGGGTTCTCGTGACCTAGAGGACAATGATGTGGACGGCGTACTCGACTTCTTAGATAGCATTGCATTTTGA
- a CDS encoding HNH endonuclease: MQQYKTDQQKKVFYRSSSWESLRQEALKRDNYECQMCKYEGKVHLDSQKVEGERKSIQLNVHHIKEIEDHPELALELDNLMTICLRHHNKEHGRFTRKPNKWEEDEKW, encoded by the coding sequence ATGCAGCAGTACAAAACAGACCAACAAAAGAAAGTATTCTATCGTTCATCATCATGGGAATCATTACGACAAGAAGCATTGAAGCGAGACAACTATGAATGCCAAATGTGTAAGTATGAAGGAAAGGTTCACTTAGATTCTCAAAAGGTTGAAGGAGAACGCAAGTCCATTCAACTTAATGTCCATCACATTAAAGAAATAGAAGACCATCCAGAACTAGCATTAGAGTTAGACAATCTAATGACTATTTGTTTAAGACATCACAACAAAGAACATGGTCGTTTCACACGTAAACCAAACAAATGGGAAGAAGATGAAAAATGGTAA
- a CDS encoding phage major capsid protein, producing MTMKLKGQMENFKAKKKAYTNLLNDENATPEQMQNAVDEMFTALQNDLSEKITTEARNEATDTQILVARGQHILTSEETAFYNKVVTDGGFNDESVFPESVQERVFEGLTKERPFLAAIGLQDLGAATKFIYSDPTLAFAWKEIFGEISGQVNAAFRDEKITQLKLTAFGAIPNDMLELGPVWVDRYMVTLLIEALAAGLEYGLVNGRGPVQNEPVGLLKDVNTDTGAVTDKVSSGTLTFAPSERGEVVVGELYGVLKNLSTDAKGKFRKILNKVVMVLNPIDALAVQARHTIQNDSGVFVMNLPYNLTVVDSEEIPVGKVLFMVQGEYIAAIAGAYKLKKFDQTLAMEDATLYTIKRFANGRPKDNKAALVYDLDVQFPVPTPAP from the coding sequence ATGACAATGAAATTAAAAGGACAAATGGAAAACTTTAAGGCGAAGAAAAAAGCCTATACAAATTTATTAAATGACGAAAATGCTACACCTGAACAAATGCAAAACGCTGTAGATGAAATGTTCACAGCATTACAAAATGATTTATCTGAAAAGATTACTACTGAAGCACGAAACGAAGCAACCGATACACAAATTTTAGTTGCTCGTGGTCAACACATCTTAACCTCTGAAGAGACAGCATTTTATAACAAGGTTGTGACAGATGGCGGTTTCAATGATGAATCAGTTTTCCCGGAATCTGTACAGGAACGAGTATTCGAAGGTTTAACAAAAGAACGCCCATTTTTAGCTGCTATTGGCTTGCAGGACTTAGGAGCAGCAACTAAGTTTATTTATTCTGATCCAACATTAGCGTTTGCATGGAAAGAAATCTTTGGGGAAATTTCAGGACAAGTAAATGCTGCATTCCGTGACGAAAAAATTACTCAACTTAAATTAACAGCCTTTGGAGCTATTCCGAATGACATGTTAGAGCTTGGTCCAGTTTGGGTTGACCGTTACATGGTGACTTTATTGATTGAAGCATTAGCTGCAGGTTTAGAATACGGTTTAGTAAATGGTCGTGGTCCAGTGCAAAATGAGCCTGTTGGATTACTAAAAGACGTTAACACAGATACAGGTGCAGTAACTGACAAAGTATCAAGTGGTACATTAACGTTTGCACCATCAGAGCGTGGTGAGGTTGTTGTAGGTGAGCTATATGGTGTACTTAAAAACTTATCTACTGATGCAAAAGGTAAGTTCCGTAAAATCTTAAATAAAGTTGTTATGGTACTAAACCCTATCGATGCTCTAGCTGTACAGGCTCGTCATACGATTCAGAATGATTCGGGTGTATTTGTCATGAATTTACCGTACAACTTAACAGTTGTTGATTCAGAAGAAATTCCTGTAGGTAAAGTTTTGTTCATGGTACAAGGCGAATATATCGCTGCTATTGCTGGTGCTTATAAACTTAAAAAGTTTGATCAAACATTAGCTATGGAAGATGCGACACTTTACACTATCAAACGTTTTGCTAACGGCCGTCCAAAAGATAACAAAGCTGCGTTAGTTTATGATCTAGATGTACAATTCCCTGTACCTACACCAGCACCTTAA
- a CDS encoding phage portal protein, translating to MWDLDIFGVDVDQRTYLKKTAIETCINFIGRTISLSEFRFTKDGKRHKNDWDYLLNVRPNTDQSAADFWQDFVYKLLHENEVLVILSDNNDLLIVDSFNRIEYAVYPDIFKNVVVKGYEFKKSFEMSEVIHISYNNEKFTRFLDGMFKDYTELFSRMIETNMYSNQIRALAGIDGSTKLDDENRGKLENFIDRMFNAFRKKAFAIVPKIKGFDYEEITKGVKNEGRSVDELEKLKKDLTSHVANILGIPATLIHGDIAEYETALKAYIKFCIKPLIKKIQDELNAKLIKKDDYMDGERINIFGVAEMDPLELANAIDKLVASMVYTPNEVRVMLGDEPSTDERLNKHYFTKNYQELDSVEGGENDET from the coding sequence ATGTGGGATTTAGATATTTTCGGTGTAGATGTTGACCAGCGAACATATCTAAAAAAAACAGCAATCGAAACATGTATAAACTTTATCGGTCGAACCATTTCGTTATCTGAATTTCGTTTTACAAAGGACGGAAAACGCCATAAAAACGATTGGGATTATTTACTTAACGTAAGACCAAATACAGACCAAAGCGCAGCGGACTTTTGGCAAGACTTTGTTTATAAATTATTGCATGAAAATGAAGTACTTGTGATATTAAGTGACAATAACGACTTGCTGATAGTGGATAGCTTTAATCGTATAGAATACGCAGTTTATCCAGATATTTTTAAAAATGTTGTTGTAAAAGGCTACGAATTTAAAAAATCATTTGAAATGAGTGAAGTGATTCATATTTCATACAACAACGAAAAATTTACGCGTTTTTTAGATGGTATGTTTAAAGATTATACAGAGTTGTTCAGCCGGATGATTGAAACAAATATGTATTCTAATCAAATACGAGCTTTAGCGGGCATTGATGGTAGCACAAAATTAGATGATGAAAACCGAGGGAAATTAGAAAATTTCATCGACCGTATGTTCAACGCATTTAGAAAAAAAGCCTTTGCAATAGTACCGAAGATTAAAGGTTTCGATTACGAAGAAATCACAAAAGGCGTAAAAAATGAAGGGCGTTCCGTTGATGAATTAGAAAAGCTTAAAAAGGATCTAACAAGTCATGTAGCTAACATTTTAGGTATTCCAGCAACACTTATACATGGTGATATTGCAGAGTACGAAACAGCTTTAAAAGCTTATATTAAATTTTGTATTAAACCACTTATCAAGAAGATTCAAGATGAGCTCAATGCGAAATTAATTAAGAAAGATGACTATATGGATGGTGAACGAATTAATATTTTCGGTGTGGCAGAGATGGATCCTTTAGAATTAGCAAATGCAATCGATAAGCTTGTGGCAAGTATGGTTTACACACCGAACGAAGTACGTGTCATGCTTGGTGATGAGCCTTCCACAGATGAACGCTTAAATAAGCATTATTTCACAAAGAACTATCAAGAATTAGATTCCGTTGAAGGAGGTGAAAACGATGAAACATAA
- a CDS encoding YopX family protein: MREIKLRGFAVEEMVGSQWIYGTGVHTTKFTKEYAEEVGKPGETFIFTESGWIEVHPESVGEYTGLKDKNGKEIYEGDIVRIGDYLAYEVTINEFTQMHVIDNEMGMEELWKNNKVCKIIGNIYENPTLLEESLYES, from the coding sequence ATGCGAGAGATTAAACTACGTGGTTTTGCCGTTGAAGAAATGGTGGGTAGTCAATGGATTTATGGTACTGGAGTTCATACAACTAAATTTACTAAAGAATACGCTGAAGAAGTAGGAAAACCAGGAGAGACATTTATCTTCACTGAAAGTGGATGGATTGAAGTTCATCCAGAAAGTGTAGGAGAGTACACAGGTCTAAAGGACAAGAACGGCAAGGAGATTTATGAGGGGGATATTGTTAGAATTGGCGACTACCTAGCGTACGAAGTAACAATAAATGAATTTACACAAATGCACGTAATAGACAATGAAATGGGAATGGAGGAACTTTGGAAAAATAATAAGGTTTGCAAAATCATCGGCAACATTTACGAAAACCCTACACTACTGGAGGAATCACTATATGAATCTTAA
- a CDS encoding ERCC4 domain-containing protein, whose translation MIHYKYTDKEIDSVLKTLTIVIDTREQVNDHILRYLRKHDIPFVNRAIKTGDYAAMIPANEDLGIKRDIWLSSRIERKAHMDEITGNLQKDTKTAFENELIRAKDIPFTLLCEDPDGYGKMIRGEYRSQYKPLSLLGMLNSFKYRYNFEIVYLDKKYSGNFIYYHFYYQAKDLLKNGVF comes from the coding sequence TTGATTCACTATAAATACACAGATAAAGAGATTGATAGTGTATTAAAAACATTAACAATCGTTATCGACACGCGCGAACAGGTCAATGACCATATATTGCGTTATTTACGAAAACACGATATCCCATTCGTTAACCGTGCAATTAAAACAGGTGATTATGCTGCAATGATTCCAGCGAATGAAGACCTTGGCATTAAGCGTGATATTTGGCTATCAAGTCGAATTGAACGCAAAGCACATATGGACGAGATCACTGGCAACTTACAAAAAGATACGAAAACAGCTTTTGAAAATGAATTGATACGCGCGAAGGATATTCCATTCACTCTTTTATGTGAAGATCCTGATGGCTACGGGAAAATGATTCGCGGTGAATATCGAAGTCAGTACAAGCCATTATCTTTACTAGGAATGCTTAATAGTTTCAAATATCGTTACAATTTCGAAATTGTATATTTGGATAAAAAATATAGCGGTAATTTTATTTATTACCATTTTTATTATCAAGCAAAAGACTTATTGAAAAATGGGGTGTTTTAA
- a CDS encoding siphovirus Gp157 family protein, which translates to MATLYELTDQYKMLQNFIEENNAEGFELALSQIHGEIGEKLEGYAMVLKNIESDIAGIKAEEKRLADRRKSMESNIARIKENVADTLLTVEGNRVKTEKFTFSFRKSTSVQIENDAAIPPQFIKVEKTISRSELAKALKAGEQIEGAQLVENQSLSIR; encoded by the coding sequence ATGGCTACCCTTTACGAATTAACTGACCAATATAAAATGCTTCAAAATTTCATTGAAGAAAATAATGCAGAAGGTTTCGAACTTGCCTTATCACAAATACATGGTGAAATCGGTGAGAAATTAGAAGGATATGCAATGGTGTTAAAAAACATTGAATCGGACATTGCGGGAATCAAAGCCGAGGAAAAACGTTTAGCGGATCGTCGTAAATCGATGGAAAGTAACATAGCGCGCATTAAAGAAAATGTGGCAGATACTTTGTTAACTGTGGAAGGCAACCGAGTGAAAACGGAAAAATTCACATTTAGCTTCCGTAAATCAACATCAGTACAAATCGAAAATGATGCTGCTATCCCTCCACAGTTTATCAAGGTGGAGAAAACAATCAGCCGTTCTGAATTAGCAAAAGCATTAAAAGCAGGTGAGCAAATTGAAGGTGCTCAACTTGTTGAAAATCAATCTTTAAGTATTCGATAG
- a CDS encoding phage/plasmid primase, P4 family — protein sequence MKVIPYNFNDIPAELRNMPNWILWKAEQKDNGKITKIPYQIDGNEARSNDPRTWSTFPTAVKFYTQTDLDGIGFVFSRRDNFVGIDIDGCVTYRSDDEKRENPIINEFGKEIIDLFDSYTEFSVSGTGIHIIVKGSLSQSVCGTGRKNSKLGLEVYQYGRFFTMTGNRENSNDIFDRTDELDELLEKYFDDSDIQGRIRLQDYEKDEIKLSNEALWEKMFRSKSGDEIRSMFNGHLINDDHSSTDLALCNHLAFWTGRSATRMDNMFRETSLMRDKWDRVHHTDTGETYGERTISKAISSTTTTILDHKHEAEYAEFSFDFHSNDAVEEDKPELPKKKFRLTELGNAERIAYEYGHAIRYVSEIGWMIWDGKRWRVDTKREIERICNKVLRGMSKSEDEAEQKWSRMCERRNIRMNSIKDLMPLVPGERLEFDRQKYLFNVLNGTIDLKTGALLQHDRELKLTKLANVEFVEGAECPTWLSFLDQIFQGDKELIEYMQRLIGYSLTGEISEQSMVFLIGGGSNGKSTFINTIKDLMGEYGKQAKSDTFIKKKETGANNDIARLVGARFVSAIESEDGEQLSEAFVKQITGGEPVLARFLRQEYFEFIPEFKVFFTTNHKPVIKGIDEGIWRRVKLVPFNLQLPKEKRDLKLSEKLSLEMSGILNWAIEGCSKWQKSGLQEPVVVKRATGDYKDDMDILGPFLYERCFVGPSQQITAKELYEVYSNWCYANGEFALKNRAFYRALETKGFKKERGNGNKFYIKGVTLQERKVNEIQEKLPISDENEDKNSKSNTFVIR from the coding sequence ATGAAAGTAATCCCATACAACTTTAACGACATTCCTGCTGAACTTCGCAATATGCCGAACTGGATATTGTGGAAAGCAGAACAAAAAGATAACGGTAAAATCACTAAAATTCCATATCAAATAGACGGTAATGAGGCTCGTTCGAACGATCCACGTACCTGGTCAACTTTTCCGACTGCAGTTAAGTTTTACACGCAAACAGATTTAGATGGTATTGGCTTCGTTTTTAGTCGTCGTGATAATTTCGTTGGGATTGATATAGATGGATGTGTAACTTATCGTTCCGATGATGAGAAGCGTGAAAACCCAATAATTAATGAATTCGGTAAAGAAATTATAGACTTATTCGATAGCTATACAGAATTTAGTGTAAGCGGAACAGGTATTCACATCATTGTCAAAGGTAGTCTTTCACAATCAGTATGTGGAACAGGTCGTAAAAATAGCAAACTAGGATTAGAGGTGTATCAATACGGTCGCTTCTTTACAATGACGGGTAATCGTGAAAATTCAAATGACATATTTGATCGCACAGATGAATTAGACGAGCTCCTTGAAAAATATTTCGATGATAGCGATATACAAGGTCGAATTCGTTTGCAAGATTATGAGAAAGACGAAATTAAATTATCTAACGAGGCTCTTTGGGAGAAAATGTTCCGCAGCAAGTCGGGAGATGAAATACGTTCTATGTTTAATGGTCATTTGATTAATGATGATCATTCATCAACAGATTTAGCGTTATGCAATCATTTAGCTTTTTGGACAGGTCGAAGTGCCACACGAATGGATAATATGTTCCGAGAAACATCATTAATGCGAGATAAATGGGACAGAGTCCACCATACGGACACAGGCGAGACCTATGGCGAGCGTACAATTTCAAAGGCTATTTCTTCTACTACAACAACAATACTGGACCATAAGCACGAAGCAGAATACGCTGAATTTTCTTTTGATTTTCACAGTAATGACGCTGTTGAAGAGGATAAACCGGAATTACCTAAGAAGAAATTTCGATTAACTGAACTCGGGAACGCTGAGCGCATTGCCTATGAATATGGTCATGCTATCCGTTATGTATCAGAAATTGGCTGGATGATTTGGGACGGTAAGCGTTGGCGAGTTGATACAAAACGAGAAATTGAACGCATTTGCAATAAAGTTTTACGAGGTATGTCTAAATCAGAAGATGAAGCAGAACAAAAGTGGTCGCGTATGTGCGAACGGAGAAACATTCGAATGAACAGCATAAAGGATTTAATGCCATTAGTACCAGGTGAGCGTTTAGAATTTGACCGTCAAAAATATTTATTCAACGTATTGAATGGCACCATTGATTTAAAGACGGGAGCATTACTGCAACATGACCGCGAATTAAAATTAACCAAACTTGCAAACGTCGAATTTGTAGAAGGTGCAGAATGCCCAACGTGGTTATCATTCCTAGACCAAATCTTTCAGGGCGACAAAGAGCTTATCGAATATATGCAGCGTTTAATTGGCTACAGCTTAACAGGGGAAATCAGCGAACAAAGCATGGTGTTTTTAATTGGTGGTGGATCTAATGGTAAGTCGACATTTATTAATACAATAAAGGATTTGATGGGCGAATATGGCAAACAGGCAAAGTCAGACACGTTTATCAAGAAAAAAGAAACGGGAGCGAATAACGACATCGCTCGATTAGTGGGAGCTCGTTTTGTTTCTGCTATCGAGTCTGAAGATGGTGAACAACTTTCTGAAGCGTTTGTAAAGCAAATAACAGGCGGAGAGCCAGTATTGGCCCGATTCTTACGTCAGGAATATTTTGAGTTTATTCCAGAGTTTAAAGTGTTTTTTACTACGAATCATAAGCCGGTAATCAAAGGTATAGATGAAGGGATTTGGCGACGCGTTAAATTAGTTCCGTTCAATCTTCAACTACCAAAAGAAAAACGCGATCTAAAACTTTCGGAAAAACTTTCCCTTGAAATGTCAGGTATTTTGAATTGGGCTATCGAGGGGTGCTCGAAGTGGCAGAAGAGCGGGTTGCAGGAGCCAGTTGTAGTGAAACGAGCAACAGGCGATTACAAAGATGATATGGATATCCTTGGCCCATTTTTGTATGAACGTTGCTTTGTTGGACCAAGTCAACAAATAACTGCCAAAGAACTTTACGAAGTGTACTCAAATTGGTGCTATGCGAATGGTGAGTTTGCGTTAAAAAATCGTGCCTTTTATCGAGCGCTGGAAACGAAGGGCTTTAAAAAGGAACGTGGGAATGGAAATAAATTCTATATAAAAGGTGTTACTTTACAGGAGCGAAAAGTTAACGAAATTCAAGAAAAGTTACCGATTTCGGACGAAAATGAGGACAAAAATTCAAAAAGTAACACATTCGTGATTCGTTAG
- a CDS encoding DUF669 domain-containing protein, with amino-acid sequence MFKINHEEAKGGFELIAKGDYEVTVHNYEMKKATTGNNQVVVDYEIRSDVNQPHQGQKILFDNFTVTEKAMWRFQAISKAAQFPNGMDFSSYKEWADTLVGKHLVVTVGHRVANNGKTYPEVTGFKESTAGAPQGSGPITVSEDDVPF; translated from the coding sequence ATGTTCAAAATTAATCACGAAGAAGCAAAAGGCGGATTTGAATTAATCGCAAAAGGTGACTATGAAGTTACGGTCCACAATTACGAAATGAAAAAAGCTACCACAGGTAATAACCAAGTTGTTGTGGATTATGAAATTCGTAGCGATGTTAACCAACCGCACCAAGGGCAAAAAATCTTATTTGACAATTTCACAGTTACGGAAAAAGCCATGTGGCGTTTCCAAGCAATTTCGAAAGCAGCGCAGTTCCCAAATGGTATGGATTTCAGCTCATACAAGGAATGGGCAGACACATTAGTCGGTAAGCACTTAGTGGTAACAGTTGGTCACCGTGTAGCCAATAACGGCAAAACATATCCGGAAGTAACTGGATTCAAAGAATCAACAGCAGGAGCGCCACAAGGTAGTGGTCCAATTACAGTAAGTGAGGATGACGTGCCATTTTGA
- a CDS encoding head maturation protease, ClpP-related translates to MKHKIKGDITSWNSTIFDFNNKMRNIKEDEDITLEVNSYGGDVFLGIDIMNTLRAHKGTVTVIVTGIAASACSIMAMGADVVKMYSNTQLMVHHAWTYAAGNAKQLRKVADDLESIGESVLASYTHRVDEETVKQLLDEEKFMSAKVAKEYGFIDEIIDGQAEEVESEMFSNKAQEFNNAITSTSSTVEENDELLQKVSDLENQVIQLQTQLNNPDKEPIEPQKVVAKRKGFFF, encoded by the coding sequence ATGAAACATAAAATCAAAGGTGATATTACTAGCTGGAACTCAACTATTTTCGATTTTAATAACAAAATGCGCAACATAAAAGAAGATGAGGACATTACACTTGAAGTCAACTCTTATGGTGGTGATGTTTTCTTAGGTATCGACATTATGAATACATTACGAGCGCACAAAGGTACAGTAACGGTTATTGTTACAGGCATAGCAGCAAGTGCCTGCTCGATTATGGCTATGGGTGCAGATGTAGTAAAAATGTATTCAAACACACAATTAATGGTACATCATGCTTGGACATATGCAGCAGGTAATGCTAAACAGCTGCGTAAAGTAGCAGATGACTTAGAAAGTATCGGGGAATCTGTATTAGCCTCCTATACACATCGGGTAGATGAAGAAACGGTTAAACAATTACTTGATGAAGAAAAATTTATGTCAGCTAAAGTCGCTAAAGAGTATGGCTTTATTGATGAAATTATTGATGGTCAAGCTGAAGAAGTAGAATCAGAAATGTTCTCTAATAAAGCTCAAGAGTTCAATAACGCAATTACTTCCACCTCATCTACTGTGGAGGAAAATGACGAGTTATTACAAAAAGTCAGCGATTTAGAAAATCAAGTAATTCAGCTACAAACTCAATTAAATAATCCAGATAAAGAACCTATAGAACCGCAAAAAGTTGTGGCCAAACGCAAAGGGTTCTTTTTTTAA
- a CDS encoding AAA family ATPase yields the protein MQVTDGIREKQKALIGMAGPSGSGKSLSSLLLAYGLMKEAHPDLPEEEVWKKIGVADTEHKRMLTYIGQLHNGITIGSFKHINFEPPFNTDRYNMAIKLLKQQGCEVIIIDSLSHQWQGEGGVVETHGGMQGNSFQNWGKLAPESSKLTKGLTTQDVHMITTLRVKSDYVIELVEGKNVPKKVGMKPVQKDDMEYEFDTVFSISMDHMARVSKDITNLFEGEFLITDEIGSKLYRYLELGVDVQAEERARREEEEANRMSNVAKIRELSSTDEEVTKVVSDAEFKSNMQLEKMPARYVDALIEKLGGKLNVQN from the coding sequence ATGCAAGTAACTGATGGAATACGCGAAAAGCAGAAGGCCTTAATCGGAATGGCTGGTCCGTCGGGTAGTGGTAAGTCTCTAAGTTCACTACTACTCGCATACGGACTAATGAAAGAAGCACATCCTGATTTACCAGAAGAAGAAGTGTGGAAGAAAATTGGTGTAGCAGACACAGAGCATAAACGCATGCTGACATATATCGGTCAGCTTCACAACGGAATTACAATTGGTTCGTTTAAGCATATCAACTTTGAGCCACCTTTTAATACCGATCGCTATAACATGGCTATTAAACTCTTAAAGCAACAAGGTTGTGAAGTGATTATTATTGATAGTCTTTCACATCAATGGCAAGGCGAAGGCGGAGTTGTTGAAACTCATGGTGGCATGCAAGGTAACTCGTTTCAAAACTGGGGTAAGCTTGCTCCTGAATCTAGCAAGTTAACAAAAGGTCTAACTACTCAAGACGTCCACATGATTACGACTTTACGAGTGAAAAGCGATTATGTCATTGAATTAGTTGAAGGTAAGAACGTTCCGAAAAAGGTTGGCATGAAGCCTGTTCAGAAAGACGATATGGAATATGAATTCGATACAGTATTTTCTATCAGCATGGACCACATGGCACGTGTAAGTAAAGATATAACCAATTTGTTCGAAGGTGAATTTTTAATCACTGATGAAATCGGTTCTAAGTTATATCGCTATCTTGAATTAGGTGTTGATGTACAAGCAGAGGAACGAGCTAGACGCGAAGAGGAAGAAGCGAATCGCATGAGCAATGTAGCTAAAATACGTGAGTTGTCTTCCACAGATGAAGAAGTGACAAAGGTTGTTTCAGATGCAGAATTTAAATCGAATATGCAATTAGAGAAAATGCCAGCACGTTATGTGGACGCATTAATCGAAAAACTAGGAGGAAAATTAAATGTTCAAAATTAA